AAAGGATAGAAGAACTAGTAAAAAAATTATCTGAAGGTACCATCACCCATGAAGAGGTTCATGAGGAACATGGTCATGGTGCATGGGTAATAGATGCCATAGATTCCTTTGAATGTGTGGTGGCCACTGGGCCGAAGCGTTCAATTTTATCCCAAACTGATCTCAACGTTTATAATGCGGCTCCTGGTGGGGATGTGATGATGACCGGGCCAGCAGGATTAATAAAATCAATTACTGACAGTAGGAGTTAACTGATGATTATTGATCCCCATATTCACAGCACCTATTCTGGAGACTCCACTGCTAAGGTAAAGGATATAGTTAAACATTCCCGTAAGATTGGCTTGGATGCCATTGCCATTGCGGATCATAACACCCTTAAGGGCTCTGAAGTTGCCTTAAAGGAATTTGGCAGAATGGATGATCTGGTGATCATCCCGGCCATGGAGGTTTCCACCAGTAAGGGACATATCGTGGCCTTGGGTATCAGTGAAGAAATACCTAAGGGAATCTCCCCGGAGGAAACTGTGGAACTCATCAGAATTCAGGGAGGGATTGCAGTAGCTGCCCATCCCTTTGTTACCTACCGTGAAGGACTATTTACCCAGGTTAAATTTGTGGATGTGGATGCTATGGAAACCCTAAACTCCCGATACATTTTCGGATACTCTAACTGGCGGGCTAAGAACATGGCCAAAGAGAGGAACATTCCCCAGATTGGTGCCAGTGACGCTCACTTTCTAGGGGCCATTGGAAGCTGTGTTACTGAACTGGAAGCAGACTTCTCAGTGGATGGCATTATCCAGGGTATCCTTTCCGGTAAAACCAATGTCTTCGGAGATCGAACTCCACTGCCTCTTATCCTTAAAGAGGTTATAAATAAGAAGATTCGCAGAATTTGATTTTTATTTATTTTTAAACGGAATTTAAATACCTTAAAATCTTATTGGGCAGATTAGGATAAATTTAAATATTTTAACACCCTACATAGGGCCATGGTTCTTGATCAAATCACACAGTACATCCAGGAGAACTTCATCTACCTGCATCCAGGTTACACCACCTTAAATACCATTGTTTTTGGTATAATCCTGGGCATGGTAATTCTCCTAATCATTCGAATGTTCCGCTGGATTGATAAAGACCCTAAAGACCTTTTTATACCAATCATTCCATTCATTTTCTTTGGATCCAGTGCACGGGCCCTGGTGGACAACGGCATATATCCCTTGACCTACCTCCTGGTCACTCCTGGAATATATCTTTTAACCGGAATTTCAGCTATTTTAACCCTTTTAGGATCAGTTTTAATTGAACGCAAGACTGACCGGGATTACCGTTATATCATTTTCATGGTGGGAGTAGTCATGTGCCTTCCTAACCTGTATTACATTCAACACCTCGACTTGGGAGTAGTATTCCAGGTAATGGGTTCATGGGTTCTGGTATCAGTACCATTCATATTATTGGGCTTTAAATGGAGTCTTTTGAAGGATAAATTCAACTTAAGTGTTCTTTTAGCTCATTTGCTTGATGCCAGTTCTACTTTTATTGCAGTGGACTACTATGGTTATGGTGAGCAGCATGTACTACCCAATGCCCTCACTCAGATGGCAGATAGTGCTATTGTAATGTTCCCCTTGAAAATAGCAGTGATACTACCTTCCCTATATGTTATTGACACCTACGTGGAGGATAAAACCATTCGGAACATGTTGAAACTGGCCATATTTATCTTGGGATTGGCACCAGGCCTTAGAAATTTCCTGAGCCTGGCCATGGGTACTTAGTTTCCAGGATCACTTAATAACAGGATCACTTACAAAAATCACAATCCCTTTTTTTACACAATTTTTTTATGAAGTCCAGTCACAAACATTAATTAATGTCAAACCATTAGGGGTCTTCCCATGTACATAGATAAGGTAAAGCAAGAGATTAAACTGCCAGAAAAGGTACGGATATTCGACACCACCCTCCGTGATGGTGAGCAAACGCCAGGGGTGGCTATAACGCCGGACGAAAAGATTAGAATAGCCAAGAGGCTGGACCGCTTAGGAGTGGATATTATAGAAGTGGGTTTCCCAGCTGCGTCACTGGGTGAGCAAAGGGCTGCCCGTGAAATAAAGGGTCTGGGTCTGAATGCACAGGTA
This DNA window, taken from Methanobacterium subterraneum, encodes the following:
- a CDS encoding PHP domain-containing protein — its product is MIIDPHIHSTYSGDSTAKVKDIVKHSRKIGLDAIAIADHNTLKGSEVALKEFGRMDDLVIIPAMEVSTSKGHIVALGISEEIPKGISPEETVELIRIQGGIAVAAHPFVTYREGLFTQVKFVDVDAMETLNSRYIFGYSNWRAKNMAKERNIPQIGASDAHFLGAIGSCVTELEADFSVDGIIQGILSGKTNVFGDRTPLPLILKEVINKKIRRI
- a CDS encoding DUF63 family protein, whose product is MVLDQITQYIQENFIYLHPGYTTLNTIVFGIILGMVILLIIRMFRWIDKDPKDLFIPIIPFIFFGSSARALVDNGIYPLTYLLVTPGIYLLTGISAILTLLGSVLIERKTDRDYRYIIFMVGVVMCLPNLYYIQHLDLGVVFQVMGSWVLVSVPFILLGFKWSLLKDKFNLSVLLAHLLDASSTFIAVDYYGYGEQHVLPNALTQMADSAIVMFPLKIAVILPSLYVIDTYVEDKTIRNMLKLAIFILGLAPGLRNFLSLAMGT